The following proteins are co-located in the Pyxicephalus adspersus chromosome Z, UCB_Pads_2.0, whole genome shotgun sequence genome:
- the LOC140343579 gene encoding carbohydrate sulfotransferase 6-like, translating to MSIRSIFFFFLLFFLGFFFYQFVYVSQNPHIPSSVQKQKKPVHILIISSWRSGSSFLGQIFNHHQDVFYLFEPGHSIWMRFRKEGATLLHYLVRDLIHSLFTCDVSSLQQYLPRGGKQISEMSFFSESRALCSPPSCSGYIPSGGFDRQKCFYRCKNATLDKMAEACTKYSHVVMKTVRIFDLSVLLPLFRDPALDLRILHLVRDPRAVASSRKYFSLSVDDRIVLKGFIGNNNIASTQVMEKICNAQLAINKLAMAAVPVLHDRYMLIRHEDLALEPVKNVKDIYEFVGLKMSDDMERWIHNITHGEDKEKRGFMTFSRQSSKVVQKWRTTMDFKNVKEIQHVCKDAMEHFGYLPVKSIKEQKNMTLDLIL from the coding sequence ATGTCCATTCGctccattttcttcttcttcctcttgttTTTCTTGGGTTTCTTCTTCTACCAGTTTGTCTATGTCAGTCAAAACCCTCACATCCCCTCTTCCgttcaaaaacagaagaaacctGTGCACATCCTTATTATATCTTCCTGGCGCTCTGGTTCTTCATTCCTTGGGCAAATCTTTAACCACCACCAAGATGTGTTCTACCTCTTTGAGCCTGGACATTCCATCTGGATGAGGTTTAGGAAAGAAGGAGCTACGCTACTTCATTACCTGGTCAGGGACCTGATCCATTCACTCTTTACCTGTGATGTGTCTTCACTTCAGCAATACCTTCCCAGAGGGGGGAAGCAAATTTCTGAAATGAGTTTCTTTTCAGAAAGTCGTGCTTTGTGTTCTCCACCATCTTGTTCTGGCTACATCCCATCAGGGGGTTTTGATCGGCAAAAATGCTTTTACCGTTGTAAAAATGCAACATTGGATAAAATGGCAGAGGCATGCACTAAATATAGTCATGTAGTGATGAAAACAGTTCGCATTTTTGACTTGTCTGTTCTCCTTCCACTTTTCCGAGACCCTGCTCTTGATCTACGGATTCTCCACCTTGTAAGGGATCCTCGAGCTGTGGCATCGTCAAGAAAATACTTTAGTCTCAGCGTTGATGACCGTATTGTACTTAAGGGGTTTATTGGGAACAACAATATCGCTAGTACCCAGGTCATGGAAAAAATTTGCAATGCTCAGTTAGCCATTAACAAACTGGCCATGGCAGCTGTCCCCGTTTTGCACGACCGATACATGCTTATACGTCATGAGGATCTGGCGCTGGAAccagttaaaaatgttaaagatatATATGAATTTGTTGGTCTAAAAATGTCTGATGATATGGAGAGGTGGATCCATAACATTACCCATGGCGAGGATAAAGAGAAAAGAGGGTTCATGACATTTTCAAGGCAATCATCAAAGGTTGTCCAAAAGTGGAGAACAACCATggactttaaaaatgtgaaagagaTTCAACATGTTTGCAAAGATGCCATGGAGCATTTTGGTTATTTGCCAGTGAAATCCATAAAGGAGCAGAAAAACATGACCTTGGATCTTATTTTATAG